The genomic DNA CTATGGCGGAGGTATCAATGGAGAGGATAAGCACGGTTTCCATTCTACGGCGCGTGCCGTGGTGCCCGTGGTGCGGGACCCGGCCTGCCCCCTCAGCGCAGGTCCGGTGCGTCCTGCCAGCGCGGACCGTAGCCGGCGAGCCGGAGGACGCGCTCCTCATCGGCGTCGTCGTCTGAAAAGTCGGTCCCCGGCGCGGTCCCGGCGGCCAGGGGGCGATCCCCTCCGACCTCCCGGACAAGGGTTATCTCCAGCCGGCTGTCCGCCAGGTGTTCCACCAGGCCGTGGCCCCACTCGACCACGGTGACGGCGCGGTCCATCGACGCTTCGAGATCAATATCATCAACTTCGCCTTCGGAGGCCAGCCGGTAGGCGTCCACATGGACCAGGTCCGGACCGTCGCCGAGGTTGGGGTGTTCCCGAACCAGCACGAAGGTGGGCGAGATGATCCCGGGCCGCACTCCGAGGCCTTCGCCCAGGCCCTGGGTGAAGGTGGTTTTACCCGCACCCAGTTCCCCGGTGAGCAGCACCAGATCCCCGCGGCGGAGGGTCCGGGCAAGACGGGCGGCCAGGGTCTTGGTCTCTTCGGCTCCGCGGGTCCGGTATTCAGCTTCCCACTGTGCAGACTGCGTCACTGTGCCCGGACCGCCTCGGCCCCGTTTGCTTCCGCGGTTCCGCCCGGCACGTCACCGGACGGCGCTACACCGGACGGCACTTCACCGGACGGCGCTTCGGGGACGGCTTCCAGCGCAATGGGCCCGGTTCCGGATGCTTCGGCGGTTCCTGCGGCGCTGTCGATGTAGGTGCGGGAAACCCGCTCACTGATCCGGGTGATGATTTCATAATTGATGCTGCCGGCGGCCGAAGCCCATTCGTCCACCCCGGGCAGGCCTTCGCCGCCGAAGAGAACCGCTTCCCTGCCGACCAGGGAATCCTCGGTACCGGCGATGCCGGTGCGGCCCAGGTCAATGACCATCTGGTCCATGGCGATCCGTCCGACCACCGGATACACCTGCCCGTCCACCTGGACGGGACCGCCGGTGGCTACGCGGGGGACGCCGTCGGCGTAGCCCAGCGGCACCAGGGCCAGCGTGGTGGGTTCCTGGGTGCGGTAGTGCAGCCCGTAGGAGACTCCCTGCCCGGCGGGGACCTCCTTGCAGGCGGAGATGGTTGTTTTCAGCGTCATGGCCGGGCGCAGTCCCAGCTCGGCCGGGGTCTGTCCGGCAAACGGAGACAGGCCGTACATGCCCAGCCCGATTCGGACCAGGTCGAAATGGGCGTCGGGGCGGGAGAGGGCGCCCGGGGTATTGGCAATGTGCCGCACCTCGCGGTCCACACCGGCGTCCTCGGCCACGGCGACGGCGATGCGGAACTTCTCCAGCTGCTGATCGGTTTCCGGCCGGTGCGGTTCGTCAGCCACGGCGAAGTGGGAAAAGATGCCCACCACCCGCAGCAGTCCCTCTTCCTGGTAGGCCAGCGCACGGCCCACGAAGGCTTCCCAGAGTTCCTCCGGGCAGCCGTTGCGGCCCAGGCCGGTGTCGATTTTCAGGTGCACCCGTGCCGGGATTTCCAGTTCGCGGGCGGCAGCCACCACCGCGTCCAGGTCCCAGCCGGATACTCCGACGTCGATGTTCTCCCGGATGGCTTCGTCGAACTTCGTCTGGTGCGTGTGCAGCCAGGCGAGCACCGGCGCGGTAATTCCGGCGGCACGCAGTTCCAGCGCCTCGCTGATGTGTGCCACTCCCAGCCAGGCTGCGCCTGCCTCAAGTGCGGCCCGGGCGGTCTGCACGGCACCGTGACCGTAGGCATCCGCCTTCACCACGGCCATGACCCGGGCGGGACTGACAATGTGGGAGAGGTGGCGGACGTTGTGCCGGATGGCGGCCAGGTCGATGACGGCGGCACGTTCTGCCGGGGAAGGGAATTCAGGGTAGTTCACGTCCCTATTCTTTCACTCCCGCACGCTTTCGCCGTCCCGGTCCGGCGCCGTTTCACCCTCTGTCAGCGAACGGTGCATGATGTGCAGTCCGGTCAGGCCGTGCCGCGGGTGCCGGAATGCCTCCGGCACGGTGGCGAGGATCCGGAAACCCAGCGACTGCCACAACCGCACTGCCCGGGTGTTGGTTTCCACCACGGCGTTGAACTGCATGGACCGGTAACCGCGGCGGGCTGCCTCGGCCAGCACATGCTCGGCAAGCGCACGGGCGATGCCGCGTCCGGTGAACGCCGTCCCGGTCATAAACGACGCGTTGGCCACGTGGCTGCCGTTGCCGGGGCGGTTTGGGTGCAGCTGGGCCGTGCCCGCTACGGTTCCGTCCAGTTCAGCGACGAACACGACGGCCGGGGCAGGCTCCAGCCAGAGGGGCCGTGCTGCGTCCTCCGAAGCGGTGGTGTCCCAGCAGTAGGTCTCCCCGGACCGAAGCACCGGTTCCATGATGGCCCAGAGGCCCGGCCAGTCTCCCGGCCGGGCCTCCCGGATGTGCAGTCCCTCCACTACGCCTCGAGGGCGGCGGCCCACAGGTTGATCTTGGAATCCACTGCGTAGTCGTCGATCCGGCGCAGCTCGTCGTCGCTGAATTCGAGGTTGTTCACGGCGGCCAGGGAGTCCTCCAGCTGCTTGACGCTGGAGGCTCCGATCAGGGCGGAGGTGATGGCGGAGCCGTCCGGCTGAGTACGCAGGACCCAGGCGATGGCCATCTGCGCCAGGGTCTGGCCCCGGGATTCCGCAATGCTGTTCAGCCCCCGAACCCGCTCCAGGTTCTGATCCGACAGCTGCGAGGGGTCCAGCGACTTGCCGGCGGCGGCCCGGGAATTATCCGGCACCCCGCCCAGGTACTTGTTGGTGAGCAGGCCCTGGGCCAGCGGTGAGAACGCGATGGATCCCGCGCCGACCTCACGCAGCGCCGCGAAGAGGTTGGGGTCCCCCTGTTCCACCCAGCGGTTGAGCATGGAGTAGGAGGGCTGGTGGATCAGCAGCGGGGTGCCCATCTCCCGCAGGATCCGTGCCGCCTCGAGCGTCTTCTCCGGCGAATAGGAGGAAATACCCGCGTACAGGGCACGGCCGGAGCGTACGGCGGTATCCAGGGCCCCCATGGTTTCCTCCAGCGGGGTGTCCGGGTCCGGACGGTGGCTGTAGAAGATGTCCACGTAATCCAGCCCCATGCGTTCCAGTGACTGGTCCAGGCTGGAGAGCAGGTACTTGCGCGATCCCCAGTTGCCGTAGGGGCCCGGCCACATGTCATAGCCCGCCTTGCTGGAGATCACCAGCTGGTCCCGGTACGGGCGGAAGTCATCGCGCAGGTGGCGGCCGAAGTTGGTTTCCGCGGAACCGTAGGGCGGTCCGTAGTTGTTGGCCAGGTCAAAGTGCGTGACGCCCAGGTCGAAGGCACGGCGAAGAATGGCCCGCTGGGTGTCAAAGTCCTTGTCGTCGCCAAAGTTGTGCCAGAGCCCCAGCGAGACGGCCGGCAGTTTCAGCCCGCTCTCGCCAACCCGGCGGTACGGCATGGAATCGTATCGGTTTTCCGCAGCTTCATAAGTCATGGCCCCCATAATGCCACCGTGCCCCACGCGGCGCTGCGTGCGGGTCCGCTCATGTCACGGCTCCCAGCTGCCACGGGACAAACTCATCCTCTCCGAGTTCCAGTTCCTCACTCACGGTCTGCCGGCCCGAGGCGGTGGCCAGGATCCGGTGGAAGATCCGCTCCCCCATCTCCTGCAGGTCGGTTCCGCCGTCAATGATTTCGCCGCAGTTGATGTCGATGTCTTCCGCCATCCGGCGGTACAGCTCCGTGTTGGTGCCCAGTTTGATGCTGGGCACCGGGCGGCAGCCCAGCACCGAACCGCGTCCGGTGGTGAAACACACCACCGTGGCCCCGCCAGCCACAATTCCGGTGACGGATACCGGGTCATAGCCCGGTGTATCCATAAAAACGAGCCCGGGCCCGCGGATCCGGTCCGCATAGCCAATGACATCGGTGAGCTCGGCACGGCCTGCCTTGGCAACGGCGCCCAGCGACTTTTCCAGGATGGTGGTCAGTCCGCCCGCCTTGTTGCCCGGCGACGGGTTATTGTCCAGGCTGCCTCCGCCGCGGAGCGCGTACTCCTGCCACCAGCCCAGCCGGTCCAGCAGCCGCTCCCCCACAGTGCGGGTTACCGCCCGGGCGGCAAGGAGGTGTTCCGCACCGAAAACTTCCGGTGTTTCAGCCAGGACGGAAGTGCCGCCCCAGCCGACCAGCCGGTCCGAGGCCACGCCCAGTGCCGGATTGGCGGTGATGCCGGAGTAGCCGTCCGATCCGCCGCAGTTCATCCCCAGGACCAGCTCCGAGACATCGATCGGTTCGCGCCGGCATTCGTTCAGCACCGGCAGCATGCGCCGGACTGCCTCCACGCCGGCACGTACCGATGCCCGCACCCCGCCGGATTCCTGGATGACCAGCCGCTCAACCAGCTCGGCGGATATCTCCGCATCGATCAGGCGGTCGGCCTGCAGCATTTCGCAGCCCAGCCCCACCACCAGCAGTCCGGCGAAGTTCGGATGGTGGGAATAGCCGGACAGGGTCCGGAAGAGAATCTCTGCACCTTCACTGCCAGCCACCAGGCCGCAGCCGGAGGAATGCGTCAGTGCCATCACGCCGTCGATATTGGGGAAGGCATCAAGGACCGGGCCGCGGAACTGGTCCGCGATCATCCGGGCGGTGCTCGCGGAGCAGTTGACGGAGGTCAGGATTCCGATGTAATTCCGCGTCCCGGCACGCCCGTTGCGCCGTCGGTAGCCCTGGAAGACCGGCCGCGGACCGTCCGGCGCCGGCGGCTGGAAGCGTGCCGTGCCGAACTCAATGTCCTGCCCGGCTTCTGCCATCGCCAGGTTGTGGCTGTGGACATGGTCTCCGGCGGTAATCGGTGTGGTGGCCTGCCCAATGACCTGCCCGTATTTGTGTACCCGGTCTCCCGCGGCGATATCCGCCAGCGCCAACTTGTGCCCCTGCGGAATGTTGGCGGCGGGAACCAGGACGGACCCTCCGGGCCCCTCCACCGGCTCCCCTGCCGGGAGCAGGCGCAGGGCTACGCCTACTTCGTCCCCGTCAGCGAGGCGCAGCACGGCGGTGTGCCGTGCGGGTCCGCTCTGCGGGTTTTCGCTGTGCGGGCTGTCGCTGTGCGGGCTTTCGCTGTGCGGCTCGGCGGTACTGCCCGCCGGCGCTCCGGGAAGGCTGCTCACCAGTCGTGCACCGTCCCGTCCAGCAGCCGGTTGACCGGCAGGTACGCAGGTGTGTAGTCAAAGGATTTGGCGGCCTCGTCGTCGTAATCCACGCCCAGTCCCGGAGCCTCCCCGGGGTGCAGGAGCCCGTCCCTGAAGCTGTAGCCGGTGCGGAAGACGCGCAGGGTGTCCTCGGAGTGTTTCATGTACTCCTGGATCCCGAAGTTGTGCAGCGCCAGGCCCAGGTGCAGCTGGGCGGCCTGGCCCACCGGGGAAATATCCGTGGGTCCGTGGAACCCGGATTTGATCGAGTAAACGGCCGCGA from Arthrobacter zhangbolii includes the following:
- a CDS encoding UxaA family hydrolase, which produces MSSLPGAPAGSTAEPHSESPHSDSPHSENPQSGPARHTAVLRLADGDEVGVALRLLPAGEPVEGPGGSVLVPAANIPQGHKLALADIAAGDRVHKYGQVIGQATTPITAGDHVHSHNLAMAEAGQDIEFGTARFQPPAPDGPRPVFQGYRRRNGRAGTRNYIGILTSVNCSASTARMIADQFRGPVLDAFPNIDGVMALTHSSGCGLVAGSEGAEILFRTLSGYSHHPNFAGLLVVGLGCEMLQADRLIDAEISAELVERLVIQESGGVRASVRAGVEAVRRMLPVLNECRREPIDVSELVLGMNCGGSDGYSGITANPALGVASDRLVGWGGTSVLAETPEVFGAEHLLAARAVTRTVGERLLDRLGWWQEYALRGGGSLDNNPSPGNKAGGLTTILEKSLGAVAKAGRAELTDVIGYADRIRGPGLVFMDTPGYDPVSVTGIVAGGATVVCFTTGRGSVLGCRPVPSIKLGTNTELYRRMAEDIDINCGEIIDGGTDLQEMGERIFHRILATASGRQTVSEELELGEDEFVPWQLGAVT
- a CDS encoding GNAT family N-acetyltransferase, whose product is MEGLHIREARPGDWPGLWAIMEPVLRSGETYCWDTTASEDAARPLWLEPAPAVVFVAELDGTVAGTAQLHPNRPGNGSHVANASFMTGTAFTGRGIARALAEHVLAEAARRGYRSMQFNAVVETNTRAVRLWQSLGFRILATVPEAFRHPRHGLTGLHIMHRSLTEGETAPDRDGESVRE
- the mgrA gene encoding L-glyceraldehyde 3-phosphate reductase; the protein is MTYEAAENRYDSMPYRRVGESGLKLPAVSLGLWHNFGDDKDFDTQRAILRRAFDLGVTHFDLANNYGPPYGSAETNFGRHLRDDFRPYRDQLVISSKAGYDMWPGPYGNWGSRKYLLSSLDQSLERMGLDYVDIFYSHRPDPDTPLEETMGALDTAVRSGRALYAGISSYSPEKTLEAARILREMGTPLLIHQPSYSMLNRWVEQGDPNLFAALREVGAGSIAFSPLAQGLLTNKYLGGVPDNSRAAAGKSLDPSQLSDQNLERVRGLNSIAESRGQTLAQMAIAWVLRTQPDGSAITSALIGASSVKQLEDSLAAVNNLEFSDDELRRIDDYAVDSKINLWAAALEA
- the alr gene encoding alanine racemase, whose amino-acid sequence is MNYPEFPSPAERAAVIDLAAIRHNVRHLSHIVSPARVMAVVKADAYGHGAVQTARAALEAGAAWLGVAHISEALELRAAGITAPVLAWLHTHQTKFDEAIRENIDVGVSGWDLDAVVAAARELEIPARVHLKIDTGLGRNGCPEELWEAFVGRALAYQEEGLLRVVGIFSHFAVADEPHRPETDQQLEKFRIAVAVAEDAGVDREVRHIANTPGALSRPDAHFDLVRIGLGMYGLSPFAGQTPAELGLRPAMTLKTTISACKEVPAGQGVSYGLHYRTQEPTTLALVPLGYADGVPRVATGGPVQVDGQVYPVVGRIAMDQMVIDLGRTGIAGTEDSLVGREAVLFGGEGLPGVDEWASAAGSINYEIITRISERVSRTYIDSAAGTAEASGTGPIALEAVPEAPSGEVPSGVAPSGDVPGGTAEANGAEAVRAQ
- the tsaE gene encoding tRNA (adenosine(37)-N6)-threonylcarbamoyltransferase complex ATPase subunit type 1 TsaE, with protein sequence MTQSAQWEAEYRTRGAEETKTLAARLARTLRRGDLVLLTGELGAGKTTFTQGLGEGLGVRPGIISPTFVLVREHPNLGDGPDLVHVDAYRLASEGEVDDIDLEASMDRAVTVVEWGHGLVEHLADSRLEITLVREVGGDRPLAAGTAPGTDFSDDDADEERVLRLAGYGPRWQDAPDLR